CGACGGCGAACCGATCCACGGCTCTCGTCGCTTCTTGACCGACTTGCTGCGCGAGGAACTCGGATTCGAGGGCCTCGTCCTCTCGGACTGGCACGGCGTCGCGTTCCTTTACAGTCAACACCGGACTACACCGTCGCTGAAAGCCGCGGTCGATCAGGCGACGCGGGCGGGGCTCGACGTGGCCTCGATCGGCGGCCGAGAGTACGCGGATCTACTGGTCGACTCGGTCGAAGCGGGCACGATATCCGAGACGCGACTCGACGAGAGCGTTCGCCGGGTCCTCGAACTCAAGTTCCGTCTCGGGCTGTTCGACGATCCCTACGTAGACCCAAGCAACGGCCGCGACGTAGTCGGCAGGAGCGCCCATCGAGACCTCTCACTGACGAGCGCACGCGAATCGCTCGTTCTCCTTCAGAACGACGACGTGTTACCGTTCGGCGACGAGACCGAGGAACTCCTGGTGACGGGACCGAACGCCGACTCCCTCGATACGCTCTGTGGAGGCTGGACCGTCGCCGGCCTCTCGCGGAATCACGGGACGACGGTCCGCGACGGCCTCGAGACGGTGACTGACACGGAGACGACGGTCTCGTTCGAACCCGGTGCGTCAATCAGTTCGGCGACGGATATCGACGCGGCCGCCGACGCCGCCGCCGCGGCTGACGCGGCAGTCGTCGTCCTTGGGGAGAACTGGTACGTCCACGAGTTCGGGCCGGAGTCCATGACGGGGACGAACGACGAGTTCCCGACGCGAAGTCAGCTCGAGCTTCCGGCGGCACAGACGCGACTGCTCGAGCGCGTCGCGGAAACGGGGACGCCGACGGTCGCGGTCGTTGTCGCGGGACGGCCGCTGGCGATACGACCGGAGAGTCGGCTCGCCGATGCCGTTTTGATGGGATTCTATCCGGGGTACGAGGGTGGCCGGGCGATCGCCGATATCCTCGTCGGGGAGGCGAACCCCTCCGGGAGACTCCCGATTTCGATCCCGAAATCCGTCGGGCACCTGCCGACGGTCCACGACTACTGTCCGTCCCCGCGGCCGCTCGGCGATGATAATCATCCGCCCGCGTACGATCCGCTGTTCACATTCGGCCACGGCCTGAGTTACACCGATTTCGAATACGAGTCGCTCACCTGCTCCGACGACCGTCTGGACCCTGCGGACGACCTCACAGTGACGGCAACGGTGTCGAACCGCGGCTCGCGAACCGGGACGGAAGTCGTCCAACTCTTCGTTCGTGATGTGGTCAGTTCTCGCGTGACACCGGTTCGGGAACTGACCGGGTTCGAACGGCTCTCGATAGCGCCCGGTGAACGGAACCGAGCGACGTTTACGCTCACTCCGTCGGATCTGGGCATCATCCGTTCCGACGGGACGTCCGTCGTCGAACCGGGGCGATTCGAGGCGATGAGCGGCGGTTTGTCGGCCGATTTCACCGTCACGGAGTGAATCCCCTTCTTTGTCCGGCGGAGACGAATTAATTTCGCAGTCGCTGTCCCTCTGAACGTCAAGCGTTTATGGGGGAAGACCGAGATATGAATCCATGGAATCCCCCGGCTCGGCACCGGATATCACTCGGGAGGAGGTGCGGGGTGTCTTCGCGCAGTTCAAGCAGCCGTCGACACCGATCACTGCCGACGACGTCGCCGACACTCTCGACTGTTCGCGGCAAACTGCACGACACGGTCTGGCGGACCTCGTCGACCGCGGTGAACTCCGGACTCGGAAGCTCGCTGATACGACACGAGTCTGGTGGCAGTCCGAACCCGGACAGCTATCCGAGGAACCTGATAGAGCGGAGTTCGCTTCCTTCGTGAGCGCCGTCGAGGACTACGCCATTTTCATGCTCGATCCCGACGGGACCGTCGTCAGTTGGAACGAGGGCGCGGAACGGATCAAGGGATATCGGGAGGACGAGATCGTCGGCGAACACTTCTCGACCTTCTACACGGACGCCAATACCGTCGAGGGAGTGCCCGAGCAAAACCTCGAGGCGGCGACGGACGCGGGTCGGGTCGAAGATGAGGGCTGGCGCGTCCGCAAGGACGGCACTCGATTCTGGGCGCACGTCACCATCACCGCGATTCGCGACGATGACGGGACGCTCCGGGGATTCACGAAGGTCACGCGCGACATGACCGAGCGGCGCGAATACGAACAGCGACTGCGACGGGAACGCGATCTCACCGAGCAGATCCTCGAGACCGTTCCGGTCAGTATCTGCGTACTGACCGCTGACGGTGAGTTCGTCCGCGCGAACCAGCGAATGCTCGATCGGATCGAGGCTACGGAATCGGAACTCGCCGATTACAGCATCGATTCGTGGGAGATCTACGACGAGACCGGAGATCCAATTCCGATCGAAGAGTGGCCATGGACGCGGGCCATCGATACCGGCGAACCCGTTTACGAGTATCAGTGTCAGGTCGAACTCCCGGGAATCGGTCGCCGGTGGCTTTCGCTCAATGCCGCGCCGCTCGAGGAGGGAGAACGGGACGAGACGCGAGTCGTCGTGTCCGTGGACGACATCACCGAGCAGAAAGAACGCGAACGGCAGCTTCGCCGCCAGTACACCCAGACCGAGCAACTGTTGCGAACCGCACCGGTCGCCATCGCAGTACAGGACGCCGACGGTGAGACGGTGATGGCGAATCAGCGGGCACAAGATGCCCTCGGCCTTTCGGAACAGGAACTCATCGAGGAACCCGACGATGCCGATGACTGGGTGATCTACGATGCGGATGGCGAACCCGTTGCCCCGGAGGAGACGCCGGCTGCCCGCGTTTTAGCGACCGGGAACGCAGTGGTCGACGAAGAGCTCACGATCGATCCGCCGGACGGGGACCGAATCCGGTTCCGGGTGAACGCTGCACCGCTTTTCGGCTCCGACGGGTCGATCGACCGCGTCGTCACGGCCGCGAAG
This sequence is a window from Natrinema amylolyticum. Protein-coding genes within it:
- a CDS encoding glycoside hydrolase family 3 N-terminal domain-containing protein; amino-acid sequence: MVDEATPTYEDGDASVDERVADLLDRMTLAEKTGQLTGVFSSDARADPYGSHTLKDLESLVRERRIGWVTPFATGFSTHNSPAVVPRIANRLQRIAREETRLGIPLLVPVDAVHGHANVAGATVFPHNLGMAATWNPALVRRAARVTATEMRATGATVNYSPNADVAREPRWGRTYETYGEAPHLVGELAAAEIDGLQGGMDDAGLGGSNSVAATVKHFPAYSAPQRGEDAAPNDVSMSTLRRVFVPPFERAIDAGAAAVMPSYSSVDGEPIHGSRRFLTDLLREELGFEGLVLSDWHGVAFLYSQHRTTPSLKAAVDQATRAGLDVASIGGREYADLLVDSVEAGTISETRLDESVRRVLELKFRLGLFDDPYVDPSNGRDVVGRSAHRDLSLTSARESLVLLQNDDVLPFGDETEELLVTGPNADSLDTLCGGWTVAGLSRNHGTTVRDGLETVTDTETTVSFEPGASISSATDIDAAADAAAAADAAVVVLGENWYVHEFGPESMTGTNDEFPTRSQLELPAAQTRLLERVAETGTPTVAVVVAGRPLAIRPESRLADAVLMGFYPGYEGGRAIADILVGEANPSGRLPISIPKSVGHLPTVHDYCPSPRPLGDDNHPPAYDPLFTFGHGLSYTDFEYESLTCSDDRLDPADDLTVTATVSNRGSRTGTEVVQLFVRDVVSSRVTPVRELTGFERLSIAPGERNRATFTLTPSDLGIIRSDGTSVVEPGRFEAMSGGLSADFTVTE